Sequence from the Pecten maximus chromosome 8, xPecMax1.1, whole genome shotgun sequence genome:
TAAACCCcattaaaatcaatttacaAGATCAACGAATTAAGAGTGTAGAAACGATTTAATTGTACCATTGGATTTATGATATCGAAAATGAAGCAAAATTTGATGTGATTATTTGCACACTGTATTATTACCCATACCGGTGGGGTCCGGGGAATGTAAAATGGCATGTTTTAAGCATATAGTAAACTTAATTTCACATAACCTGTACCGGCATATTGTCCGCGGATAATACTATCTATGTTCTCTACATGTACGTGAACTAATCGGACATTGTATCTTTGAGCGTTTAGCCGTAAGCAGTGAACACTAGAATGTATTTTCATGGCCGTGACCAGTGAACACTAGACTGTATTTTAATGCATGTGATCAGTGAACACTAGACTTTATTTTAATGGTCGTGAGCAGTGAACACTAGACTGTATTTTAATGCATGTGATCAGTGAACACTAGACTTTATTTTAATGGCCGTGAGCAGTGAAAAACTAGACTGTATTTTAATGCATGTGATCAGTGAACACTAGACTTTATTTTAATGGCCGTGAGCAGTGAACACTAGACTGTATTTTAATGCATGTGATCAGTGAACACTAAACTGTATTTTAATGGCCGTGAGCAGTGAACACTAGAATGTATTTTAATGCATAAGATCAGTGAACACTAGGCTGTATTCTAATGCATGTGGCCAGTGAACACTTGACTGCTTTTAATGGCCGTGAGCAGTGAACACTAGAATGCAGGTTTTAATGACTTTGACCAATGAACACTttactgatttttttaatgaatgtGAGGAGTGAACATCAGACTATGTTAATATGGTTGTGATCGATGAACACTAGACTGAATTTTAATGACTGTGACCAATGAACACTTTACTGAATTTTTAATGACTGTGAGCAGTGAACATCCGACTATATCAATATGGCTGTAACCGATGAACACTAGACTGAATTTTAATGACTGTGACCGGTGAACACTAGACTGTATTTCCttttggttttatatttgtatgtggTATTTGTCTGTACACCTACGATGACCCATTCCAGCCGTAAAATAACCAATACTTATTTGAAGTTGTTCCTTGTAATAAATTGACAAAGTGAAGATACCAACTCTGAAGTTACCTTCTATGACTAGGCAAGGGGTATATGAAAACTCTCTCTTTGAAGTTGTTGCACACACTACCTTGACAAAGTGTACACGCTCATTTACTCTGATGTTGTTGTATAGATTACCTTGAATATCGGATAATGCCATATTGATTACCGATATAGAAACCACACCCCGAAAACTCTTACGTCTGGAATACAGCAAGGTTGATAATGACCTAGGCAACTTCACACACCTGAACTGAAAGAGGTGAATGCAACAGGCTGTAACATCGATACCACTGGACAAGGAACACCGTCACTAAAGTCTGGACAAGAACATTCTGACAAATTCCAGTAAGTTGTCTAACACAATGAACTGTTATCCCtaacatttaagcattgaactgttaccaagtGGTAGTATGCagtcaatataaatacaatttgggtgacagataaatataacgtagggcgacatgaaatatttccctgtcacccaaattgtattcatattcatatcgactgtatactaccatttggtaacagttcaatgcttatatttacatccataaagattttttaattAGTGTAGGTAATGACGAGcttaaatttgccgcttatcctatcactgacgtcatcagttcaaataccggaacagccaatttccagaaggaataataaaaaatagtccctcatgacgttattaatagcaaacacattaaatggtttttgcacaaatttggctttattttatatttcatatacgtttgtagatatcgttaAATTGTTCATAATTGCAttatttctgattgtttaaaatcgaaaccgtttttctgcgcaatgatataccgttaacatttagaagtgatgcggcgttgaacgggcattgcacaggacagactcgattcctcggaaacacttatgtttctatcgactggatttacgttattttcagaagaatatcagctcttaaattctaaatgaaagtcgtcttgacagaagatgaaaaaaattccaaggatattttgttcgaaacagattccagtccAACCGGTCACATCAATGTCACTAACTAATTAGgctagcagacgattttcaacttcacaaaCAGGGGCccgattttgtaaggtaggcccTTGACATCAATGAATAACCACAGAACTAAAATccagtatacatacacaaccggaaaccatgtcgtACTCTCGATTTTTCTTATAAATActtgacttttaatgttgtcgtgtcctgcatttttgaaaatgcggaaacgagcccctgtgagtgtgacgacattggcaatttgataatttctacATTTTTTAGTTATAATTGTACTCTTATCGCTTGTgacgttgctttatttttttcgttgtggcttctgtaaataagtgctagcattcgaaagctctctaggccaaaagtaactggcggccattgtttaacctacaacacatggagctgtattcctacactgaccgaatcactgtaaattgtagtatacagcctcatgaatacaatttggctTACTAACGGCATAAagacaaacacaacacagaatgtaGATATAGTACTAATATGATTGGACGTtgaaaggtatggggtcacctgccggACCAAGTGGGGTTCCCCGTGTGAGtccggtttcctcccatagTAATTAcgacccctcgcgcgcttccaaccgggccaacaagcgtggttaatataagttgatataacttgtttcacaactgataaataaagtttacagtaCAGCGTGAAAGGAAGGCAGGTATGTAATCTATAGCCATTCTATGCACATTTCAGGAGCTAGAGAAATGTTCCTGGCAAATAAACAGATAAGAAAACAATACTTactttgttatttatttcattttctaagACAAATACTTCGTGGGGTTTATAATCATAATATGCACCTTTGGGAGCATACTGGTCaaccagagttacttcccttcgttcaACTCTACCGGATATGATAGCCCAGAGGTTTGGTATGGATTCCTTAAACACtcgtgtttatatatatttctaatgCATTATGCTGCACATGATCAACAGCATATGGTCAGATAACTGGGGAAACTTTGATATATGCGGAACGAAGGTAGGGAAATCGTGCTCAGCCTCTGTATATGCCACAGGTTGTCGTTCAATTGGAATGAGAAAATGGATATAGCCGTTCTCTGCtaacaaacatttttattaaaatgcATATAAGATAGTTATTTCTATTtacaataaattacatataaatcaATTTTCGGCTGTCTTTAAAAAATTCAATCGTATGGCCCGTGTTATAACATGGTTCCTGAGTGGTAGGTCACAATGGATTTAAGTCAGTAAAATTTCGCCTCgctacggcgctcgcattatcactaactTACTGGACCCCCTCCCCTTTCTAAAATCCTGGGTCCGCACCTGGGAAAGATGGTTTTGTCATATTTCTTGAGGATATCTCTGCTGCTGCctaaacaagaaaaaaatgaaaatggatGCTGTTCATATCTTTATTTCACAGAAAGTGGGttacggcgctcgcattatcactaaattactggaccccaaTCCCCCACTTTCCAACTCTATTTGATGCTCTCGTACGCTTTTAAGATATTCTTTTTGTCACTTTCTGGATTATTCTGATATTAAGTTAAAAAAATCCATTGTatcaaattatacatttatGATACTGAAGCTTGTGTGGTTGTAAGCAATTTTGGTTGAACGGACATACTATTTCATAGGTCAATTCAATATAAAGGAAAACATTTCTCGGAAAAGGAGACGTAAAACAATACTGAATGGGTCGACCCGAACGATCGAAACATCCCATGTTGTTAATTGTACTTACTACTTATGAAGTATAAAGTGTGGTTTGATAGATGCTTTCTTCAATGTTTATTACTATGTGTATACATTGCCGAACATAGACATTTAGCTTCGGCTTTGTAACATCTGCATCCGTTAATTTGTACGTCACCTGTGTATaacgtgaaaaaaaaaaaaaaaaaaaatgcagcCATATCTGTAAGCTTTATTTaaggaatgaaatttatttttaaacattcatgAGGTCATTGAAACATTGGTTCTGGGCCTATTCCATAACTGGCGTTATTCCTAATGGTAACATGTTTTGAACATTTAGGAGAACGTTTCAATATTGGattatttaaatatctaatgggtcgtgtttatttaaaagaacACGAGACGAAGAAAAATCCGACAGTGGAGAGTACTACTCGTGGAAACATGGTCCCTGACATTACTGCATACTGTGATAAGGCATATTGTGAGTTCATTGGTTTAGATTTCCTGATTGTACTGCAACCGTGTCTTGATTTCCGTTTATCAATTATTTCGGATTTGTATCTATTGGTTTAGTTTTCATGtgtatttgtttggttttaacattaattattcCACAACATATGTTGATTTGTCTATTGGTTTTCATTTTCACATTGATTTGGTTTTTTGCTATTTCCGCCGCCCATACAGGAGACATGCTATCTCCTAAATAGACGGTGATTCCATGCCATCAGTGCCATCTAGGAGCTACAGTTTATGTATGGATTGTTAAACTCCAGCCAAATCTGAATGATTTCCTCTGGGGTATTCCTGTGACCAGATATTGCATGTTTGTACGAACATCCTCGAGGGGGGCGATACAGACACGAGAAATCCCAATTGTCAATGATATTAGCTTTTATCCTTTTTCTGCATAAACCAGTTATGTAAACATCTTCAAGCCAAAAGAACGGTTCGAGGAATGTTGATTCGTATAACTTGGTCAAAATATCACCGGAAATGACGTAGCTCGTTCCACTGGTGTAGTATGGGTAAAACCTGTCACGATACATTTGCTCTGAGGTGTACCATTTTGAAGTTTTGTTGCGAATCGGGTTTGATGCCGCGATTCTTTGTCCTATCACAGCATTACGTATCTGAGTGGCGTTTAAGTAGTCGATAAGGTACGGTACATTTACAAACATATCGTCATCAACCTTTAAAAGATAACTTGTCTTTACACAAAATTTACTTGTCcactttaacataaatatagatTTCAAGGTAAGATTTCTATATGAATCCACAAAGTTATCTTGAACAATATCGTGATAATGCTTGCTCTCATTTAAAATGGCGCGTTGAATTGTCGTATCGTTCGGGTTTCCTATGATAAAAATGAGCTTCACTTTATTGTTATTATGCACGATTGATCCCCAGGTGTTCCGAATAGCATCGCGTTGTTTAAAACCAGACGAGGAAACACAGACTGCAATAAGTAAGAACGTTTCTTCACGCCCCTTACTGCATGTGTCATCTTCTCGAATGATGAATGGTAGTCGATCGTCtgtactgtgttgtgtttggaaATGAAGTAATTCCTTTGGTTCCTTTAATATAGAAAATGGAGGCTGTTTAGAAATAAGTTTGAAATGGGCGATATCTGTTAGAACCATTGATAGCAGAATGTAGGCAACAGCAGCAAGAATGAACATCCCAATCCAGTAATGGACCATCTTCCGTTTGGTAAGTTTTACTGTCGGCAGACGATCGTTCTGAAAATTAATCAATATCCAGTCAAGTGCGTAACAATTCGATTAAATATACAGCAAGAAGAGGAGTTTCAAGTTTTGTATGAAAGTCATACGGTACGTTGTGTCAATGTattcaacaaaaaaatgttttcaattaaGTCCTACACTTTGACATTCGCGCACTTCCATCCGGGCTAACAAGCAGGATTAATATCAGGTAATATAAGTTGTTTTCGCATTTTTGTTACATGTTTGATTTCAGTTAAATCGATAATTATAGCGCAAGTTTCATTTGTATTCTTTATAGCACAAAGCACCTGTacaccacagtaatatatatatagattacaatttaatattatatcacactcattataatataacaaaataataccTATAACACCCTGACAgtcaaataaatatgtttccGTAACACATCGACTGTAGTGTAGACATatcattataaaaaaacatatttttcacacTTTTTAATTCGCTAAAATAGTGTCACGTGATTCCCGATAAAAGTCATAGTGACCGACCGTGCAGACAAACTGGTAAAAATGGGGGTTAACAGGATGTTTCATAAAATAGAATAATGAATTACTTCTCCTTGGTATTATACAACAGTGTAAAATATCTTGCACGTTTTTGAAACATGACAAACAATTACCTTAATTGTTAGAATATTAAATTATCGTGAGTAGTAATTGGATGTCTTTGAATGCATTTAATGTATTAGTTTACTTTGGATTGTTTAGTGTTTAAAATATTATGCAAATATAGCTGTTTTAAGAGTCGATACATGGTTTTATCAACCTGAAACAAATATCGACCTATAGTACACTGACAGTATTGTagacaaaataatatatacaatgtatataaacattgacGATAGTGTAGACacaacaatgtatacatgtacatacaacatTGACGATAGTGTagacaaaataatatatataacacattgacagtgttgtagacaaaataatatatataacacattgacaGTATTGTAGACAAAATAACACCTAAAACACAGACaatactgtaaacaaaataacatctaTAACACATTGgcaatattgtaaacaaaataacatctaTAACACATTGGCAATATTGTAACACaaatatgtgtttgtttgttattaaataaattcGTTTGTATATACTTTTAATGCgtgaaatgtttttaaaaacaaaatgtaattatGAATGAACTCATCAACGTGTATATCAATTTACTCACCTCCATTTTTCTTGTTTTAGTTCCAATGGACAGTAAGTAACCTGTGCGCTTAAATCTTAGACCTATATAGTTTACGTGTTACGATATTTATCAGATAGGTATCACCTTGATACAAAATGTTTTCTCTGGAAATCTTTACCAATGATATCAGAGTAACTCCATAATACAATTTCTATCGTCTTTTGTGTCCACAACACGCTACCACTGATACGATTGTACTGGACATCCGCCTGAACGTCAAACCCCAGGGTATAGTTAGTCGACATGTCGATATTAACAATGAATTTAATGACACTGCCAAGATCATGTTTGGACATAAAGACTTTACCACAGTTTGTAAATGACAAGATTCACTTgtacattacaaaaaaaaacaccttaaaATCTGAGTTGCTttcatgaagaaaataaaagaatcCCAGATAGACAACACAACATTTTTCTTTCATCATTTTAATCTTAAGCGATAATACGTATTTATGTGATCAATGAAGTCACCAATACCACATACGTATGTAGGTATACTATTAACATTATCACCAGAAGACTACACCTCCGCCAGATATTTAGCTTGGTTAGATGTGACACAATGCATGTGCTGCcattattgtcattattaaaTCACGTAATGCATTTAAATTGTTTGACATTtgacaaagaaataaaaaggCGACGCATAAAATAACGCCTTACAGTTACCttataaagaaaacaatttgaaatatataaattataaacagaaaCGGAAAATTCGAAGGGCGGAGGTGTGGTGATTGGTGGAAAATGGGATCTCGAAACATTCGGAATGCGTGCGATTAAATACCGTGACCCACCTTAGAGTCTCCAAAAATGCTAACATAAACTTATCTATTTCCAATAAATGCTATTTTACAATTGATATTGAATCCAAATTTACTGAATTATTATCAAATAGTGCATGCATCTAGAAGCAAATTGTGGTATTGCAGCTTGGGAGCAATTAGCGATAAGTACAGTACATTGGAACAACTGAGTAGAAATTAAACAATcaaattttacaggtaaatatataagCCGCATTTTTTTTGCTCGCTAAGGCTCGccaattttgtcttttttttttaccctcgccaaaatacaacTTATATTTAAAGACACCAACCagatattctctatatattaaCAAATAAGCCAGAAAATATATAGTGGTCTGACAGTGACACACCAAATATAAGGATAGTGTTTTCCATTACATATTATTTGTAGCTACCTATTGTGTTCATAAAATTTGTATCGTATTATTTGAAATAGTATGTGTTCAATTTATTGTTTCTGGTATGTCTTTAAGTACACACTATGTAGACATACACAAACccaaattaaaacatacaaaaatatcattcaaatagTAAAGATACCTCTCATTTGAAGAGAGCCATAAACACACAAATAGAGAAAGATATCTGACTTTCAGATCTCCTTTTGCTGTCActatttaatttttcattccATTATTCTTTCTACCAAATGAGATTTTCagaaatcaaagaaatgaattaattaatcaaaatgtaggaatgatgtgtgtatgtttatgtttgagtAACCTCCCTTAAATGTTagttatatgtatttttttcatttcaaagtaaatttacatatctaattttatatttatgcGATCCACTTGCCACCTAAGGAGAGAATGTATATAGGCTTGGCCTGTTATTTAATCCTTTTGACTAATaccatcaaatgtcaataaaatttgttgaaatgaaaatgaattaattttgaaaacaaagtaAGCAATGTATAAACTTGTTaataatatcatatcaatattttaatattaaaatgttgaattGAATCTTTATTATCTTAGATATTATAACATGACAGAgatttatatttgtatgtatacataatttgGGTGCTGGAATACAGTGTAAGAGCGTGCAATAAATTGTACATGGTATTTTATAACAGAAAAGTATGGGATAATTGAAACTTTATACATTGGTAGTCAGGGTAGGTTTATACAAGTATGCAAGTAGTGAAACCGAAGTCTATCTGAAATAGAATGATGTGGAACATGTATGATATGAGCACAGATTATAGTTAAAGTTACTGAATTGCAAGTTAATTAGCATGCTGCAAATTATAATTCCTATGGACGTGAAAAAGAATCTGTATGACTAAACTATGAATAACAGTTTAACAATGCTATGAAAGTATGAATTGATAACATTTTGTAACTGGacaattttattgtaaattaaaGGAAAGTATCCTAGCTAGGGGCCCTAGTTGTAACTAGTAAGTGTCGAATCTTTTATCGACACCAGTGTGTGGAGCCAAAACAACCGCCACATGGGATGCTTGCAGGTCATGTCAAAACAAACACTGAACAACACTTGAAACTGAATTTGAGTCGCAAAGGGTATATTGTTTTCGTTAGTATTCTTTCATTCGATACAACTATCTTTTTGCATTAATCGCCACTTTTAAAGAGAACGAATGATTGTTTAAAACTTAATTTGTAAGATATCAGAAGTATGTCATAATGAATTATTCCATAACGGCGAACAGTCTTTAAACAATAACTTTTCGGAAGTCCAGTAATCAACAAGAATATGAACCCGACTATCATATAACATGTCTTTGCCTGAATATTAAGTCCCGAGTCGTGTTAGTGGTCGCAATGGTATCGCATCGTAATGACTGACAGTAAAAGtgtattatatcaattttgGTCAGGCGCTCAAACAGTCACATGATGCAGATTGCTTACACAGTATATTCAGGGACTGAGATTTGTATACTTAGCTTATAAGACGTGTGAGTTTTAGTTCAGTTGGATAGCATTGCATTTCTCAAGTAATCTCTCATTGGTATAGTTAATGACGtgaaagtggagagtataggtcaccttactagctcaggctaGCGAGAATCTCCATTTAGCGTAGTAGTAGGCTGTTTGTCTTGAGAGTGAGAAGCCGTTAGTTCAAATTTAGTGCATCCATCATGTCATGTAGTGTTGACCATTTAGAATGCTGTAATAAATCAAAGCTGGCGCAGTTAACCATAAAAGCGTGATGTGGTTGTGTGCACGTATGTGATAAATGATACGGTAGTATAGACTATAATGGAGTTTTCTATGACAAGCCAAGTTGCcatttattcgcggagcaatgttgatccctggtattttaccaaattatataagatatcttatatgtttatgagatatcttatttaaagtttataagatgAAATATGTAACATATCTTATACAGTACACTTTTATTTATAAGATACAGTTTTGTAAGatacaatgtttgttatatattatataagatatctgatataatatataacatgtcttaTATCTTTcacaagatatcttataaacttttctttatgagatatcttttaaagtatataagatatctcataaaagatataagatatcttatataatatataacgtGATTCTCGTGAAACCGGCAAAACCTAAAAGTTCGAGATTGACTGCTCCATCTATAATGTAAATTCCGTTTTGTTGGAAGACACGCGGAACATACACAATCCACCCTCTGTCGCGACCACGATCGGCTAGACGCGGAGCAGATGTCGTGTTCGAGcaataatgaatatattataaaactgttttaaaCCATTATATTATGCAGTTTCCGCTTCATCTCGGCTCCTTCATCGAGAGGAAAgttcattatctcaaattcaaatctcGCTCTTTATAAGATGTCTTATAAACGAGTTATATcatataacttatataatttcctttataagatatctaatataatatataagatatctcatataatacataagatatcttatttaattttctttataagatatcttatatctttaatgatatatctcatttattatataagatatcttatatataatttggtaaaatcctggatcaacgttgctccgtgaataaatgacatcTTGGCTTGCCATAATTTTCACTATTTTTTCTTGCATCATGGATACTATATcttgtagatgtacattgtaatagcaGTTAAATCTGTcatatttgttataaatcatAAACTTGGTAAGAAAATAAATGCAGTGCCTTGTTTATTGCCTTGCGGGTCATATAGGCCTAAGTAAGGACGAGTTGAAATCGTGGAAATTCTTATTATAAGTGGACAGGGAGATCACCCTCTTTGGGCCCCACAGAACATAAACATCCGTGCTTAGGTAGATACAAGATGGCTGACGCACCAGACGTATCGGCTGATTTAGAGGCGATCAAAAAGAAGTTTTCCGGCAAATGGAAGCTTAGAAACAGTGAGGGACTGGACGAATATCTCAAATTTATAGGTATGCTGTTATCAGTGAAAGTATGCGTACCATTTTGGCCGAGTTCAGTCAACTTTCGGTTTTGTATGTCGTACCATATGACACGTGATCGGAgccgtgttatatataggtatcgACGACGTTTTACTGGTGTATTGCTGTATACACACCGTGGTCCGCTATACTGGTTTATAAACATGACCTGCTGTGATATGCAACCACCTACGTGTAGCCACTATTCAATTTACACTCCATAGTCACATAATGTCAGGAAATAGGACGCTATCGTTATATCATGTAAAGACATTTCTTTAACCATTTCTTTCTCTTTAAAGCTTTTACAATGCATTGCTTACTTATATGGGTCTATACAAGTTACTGTGTATCTAGTGTggttatacactgtatgtgtaaGTACACATTACTATAATATCATAAAACGGAATGGGAGAAATTTTGCTTATTGGCCAATATTTagtggatataacaatacaaatgtagctgtaGCCGGTCATCTTTCGGGCATGTTTTGCATCTATTTATCACAAATGATATCATAGTTAGAAACATAATTTCTGCCATACTTCACACAGAATCTCCAGAAAGACACTAAGCACTCCCCACCGGGTAGATAGAGGACAAGAAAAGGGTTTCGTGATGATTATATAGGGTTTTGTGATAATTATATAGGGTTTTGTGATATTATATAGGGTTTGGTGATGATTATATAGGGGTTTTGTGATGATTATACAGGGTTTGGTGATGATAATATAGTGTTTTGTGATGATTATATAGGGGTTTTGTGATGATTATATAGGGTTTTGTGATAATTATATAGGGTTTGGTAATGATAATATAGGGGTTTGTGATGGTTATATAGTGTTTTGTGATGATTATATAGTGTTTTGTGATGattatcaaatcaatattagcTCTAATGGATCtaattcaaaatttgttttgaaaagtgttaatattttgtgTGTCTTAAGTACAATCCTTTTAAAGTCCTTACATTGTTTGACGCATACCTTAAAATATACCATCGGACGGTTAAATGCGATTTTTGTTCAACTGCTGGTTCTAAGACATACACGAAAGAGGAGCTATAACCAAACGTGATAACCAACTGCTTGGTTGCGATTGTCCATTGTCATTGGCTAGTTATAACAGCTAGATATGGCGTCCTTCTTGAATCAATAAATAATAGTTGTGATAAAAGAAAACCGTTTTATGTTGCACTAACGTTTTGATATTGTTGTCCGATTAATTTCCAGGTTTAAACTTCGTGTTCAGAAAGGTTGCCACAGCAGCTAGTTGTACCGTGGACATTTCTGTAGAGGAAGACAAAATCCGCTTAATCACCCATGGACCCAAGACCTCTAACGACGTCTTCAATCTCAACACGGAATTGGAGGACACGGATCCTGTAGGCAATGAAATGACGGTACGCATATCTCGAACGTTATAATGAACGATGTGAAAGGGGAATAGGTTCCTTGGAGGTCATTGTATATTCTGACCTAAAGTTATTTGATTGTTTAAGGACCAAACATTGAAGGTAAGCATGTCGTTTTTACTGCAGAATGAGTTTAAGGAATATTATAattcatcatacagctgtttgtccttccaAGACtattcagtgatgttagggacatcatatagctgtttgtccttctaggactcatcagtgatgttaggaatattatacagctgtttgtccttttAAGACTAGTGACAGTAATGTTAGgaacattatacagctgttt
This genomic interval carries:
- the LOC117333100 gene encoding fatty acid-binding protein, heart-like, translated to MADAPDVSADLEAIKKKFSGKWKLRNSEGLDEYLKFIGLNFVFRKVATAASCTVDISVEEDKIRLITHGPKTSNDVFNLNTELEDTDPVGNEMTAVVTFEGGNLVTNSKPRNKSKAKETKVTREIIKGDDGKDEMIMTVNAGTLVMKRFFVKQP
- the LOC117332378 gene encoding beta-1,3-galactosyltransferase 1-like, with amino-acid sequence MENDRLPTVKLTKRKMVHYWIGMFILAAVAYILLSMVLTDIAHFKLISKQPPFSILKEPKELLHFQTQHSTDDRLPFIIREDDTCSKGREETFLLIAVCVSSSGFKQRDAIRNTWGSIVHNNNKVKLIFIIGNPNDTTIQRAILNESKHYHDIVQDNFVDSYRNLTLKSIFMLKWTSKFCVKTSYLLKVDDDMFVNVPYLIDYLNATQIRNAVIGQRIAASNPIRNKTSKWYTSEQMYRDRFYPYYTSGTSYVISGDILTKLYESTFLEPFFWLEDVYITGLCRKRIKANIIDNWDFSCLYRPPRGCSYKHAISGHRNTPEEIIQIWLEFNNPYINCSS